From a single Sphingobium sp. genomic region:
- a CDS encoding NAD(P)-dependent oxidoreductase — MKIGFIGLGNVGGKLAGSLIRNGHDVVVRDLDAALVAEYVARGATSASSPAEMGAAVDLIITCLPSPAASRAVAEGEDGFLQVMRPGQVWLEMSTTDYNEIIRLGALVEARGALFMECPVSGGCHRADTGNIAIFAGGPRAAFEAVLPVLTTMGRRILHTGDLGTASQLKVMTNYLCTVHLVALAEALTTCKAIGLDMNTTYEAIKISSGNSFVHETESQVILNGSRDINFTMDLVSKDIGLFDTIAQEAGVPVEMSPLIVRLFKEAEAEYGSREFSPNIIRRYEEPLGIKVLGTGFPDQMVDDEPEERGYEVVPKR, encoded by the coding sequence ATGAAAATAGGATTTATCGGTCTTGGTAATGTTGGTGGCAAGCTTGCAGGCAGCCTGATCCGCAATGGCCATGATGTTGTCGTCCGCGATCTGGATGCGGCGCTGGTCGCTGAATATGTCGCGCGTGGAGCCACGTCAGCATCTTCTCCTGCGGAAATGGGTGCGGCGGTCGACCTGATCATCACCTGCCTGCCATCCCCCGCAGCCAGCAGAGCTGTGGCGGAAGGCGAAGACGGCTTCCTGCAGGTCATGCGCCCAGGGCAAGTCTGGCTTGAGATGAGCACGACTGACTATAATGAAATCATCCGCCTTGGCGCGCTTGTTGAAGCGCGCGGCGCGCTGTTTATGGAATGCCCGGTATCCGGTGGGTGCCACCGCGCAGATACCGGCAACATCGCGATATTCGCAGGTGGGCCCCGCGCAGCTTTTGAGGCCGTACTGCCCGTCTTGACCACCATGGGCCGCCGCATCCTCCACACGGGCGACCTTGGGACGGCATCGCAATTGAAGGTCATGACCAACTATCTGTGCACCGTGCACCTCGTTGCACTAGCCGAAGCCTTGACCACCTGCAAAGCAATCGGCCTAGACATGAATACCACTTATGAGGCGATCAAAATTTCATCGGGCAACAGCTTTGTCCACGAAACCGAAAGCCAGGTGATCCTGAACGGCAGCCGAGACATCAACTTCACCATGGATCTAGTGTCCAAGGATATTGGCCTGTTCGACACAATCGCTCAAGAAGCAGGCGTTCCTGTCGAAATGTCGCCGCTGATCGTCCGCCTGTTCAAGGAAGCGGAAGCGGAATATGGCTCTCGCGAATTTTCGCCCAACATCATCCGCCGCTATGAAGAGCCTCTGGGCATCAAGGTTCTGGGCACCGGCTTCCCTGACCAGATGGTTGACGATGAGCCTGAAGAGCGCGGCTATGAGGTCGTACCCAAACGTTAG
- a CDS encoding LysR substrate-binding domain-containing protein, with protein MANKFEMKKLPPLKALRGFEAATRHQSIRDAADELCLTHPAVSHQVQLIEEALGVAMFTQEGRHIVSTEEGRALYPYVRSAFESLLEGVEAVHRHALDKPLRVQTYVTASIRWLAKRVPYFLNDHPEVKLTLSTCAVEWEFDDVHADVGLVYCETVPDPGKYHWMPLFEYPLFPVCSSALLRKVDGPVTMDSLNTMPLVAIYTEVQNWEAWFGSADVPFQPTAPMLMVDTLAVALEMALDGQGIALVNGPFVDQDLADGRLVQPVPHKLICPGNWGLICRKDMRENLRIKTFMDWIAAHVDAAAIIP; from the coding sequence ATGGCCAACAAGTTTGAAATGAAGAAATTGCCGCCGCTCAAAGCCCTTAGGGGTTTTGAGGCTGCGACCCGGCACCAGAGCATTCGCGATGCGGCAGATGAACTATGCCTCACGCACCCCGCGGTCAGCCACCAGGTGCAACTGATCGAAGAAGCGTTGGGCGTTGCCATGTTCACGCAAGAAGGGCGGCATATCGTTTCCACCGAGGAGGGACGCGCACTCTATCCTTATGTCCGCAGCGCGTTCGAATCGCTGCTCGAAGGCGTCGAGGCGGTACACCGCCATGCCCTTGACAAACCCCTGCGCGTGCAGACCTATGTCACCGCCTCGATCCGCTGGCTCGCAAAGCGCGTGCCGTATTTCCTGAACGACCATCCTGAAGTGAAACTGACGCTGAGCACATGCGCGGTCGAATGGGAATTTGACGATGTTCATGCCGATGTCGGGCTGGTCTATTGTGAGACGGTTCCCGACCCCGGCAAATATCATTGGATGCCATTGTTCGAATATCCGCTCTTCCCGGTGTGTAGCTCCGCATTGCTCCGGAAAGTTGACGGACCAGTGACGATGGATTCGCTGAACACGATGCCACTGGTTGCGATTTATACAGAAGTTCAGAATTGGGAGGCATGGTTCGGATCGGCCGATGTGCCATTCCAGCCGACTGCACCGATGCTGATGGTCGATACGCTAGCTGTTGCGCTTGAAATGGCGCTGGACGGGCAGGGTATCGCGCTGGTCAACGGGCCCTTTGTCGATCAGGATCTGGCCGACGGCCGGCTGGTTCAGCCGGTGCCGCACAAGCTGATCTGCCCCGGCAATTGGGGGCTGATCTGCCGCAAGGACATGCGCGAGAATTTGCGTATCAAAACGTTTATGGATTGGATTGCCGCGCACGTCGATGCTGCGGCTATTATTCCCTAA